In a genomic window of Physeter macrocephalus isolate SW-GA chromosome 14, ASM283717v5, whole genome shotgun sequence:
- the LOC102976364 gene encoding paired immunoglobulin-like type 2 receptor beta, with amino-acid sequence MGLALLLPLLLPLASLQAGHWAEPNPNTDFGMNQPKKLSAPKGGSVHIPFSFYYSWESAKVPNVRISWRWKHFHGELIYKTTPLFIHKDFKDRLLLNWTKGREHGSLQISKLRKEDESTYFCQVQVDTQRIGKQMWQSIEGTTLTVIPSESSCPA; translated from the exons ATGGGTCTGGCcctgctgctgcccctgctgctgcccctgGCATCTCTGCAGGCGG gTCACTGGGCAGAACCCAATCCAAACACTGACTTTGGGATGAACCAACCGAAGAAACTCTCAGCCCCCAAGGGTGGCTCCGTCCACATCCCCTTCTCCTTCTATTACTCCTGGGAATCAGCCAAGGTTCCCAACGTGAGAATATCCTGGAGATGGAAACACTTCCATGGGGAGTTGATCTACAAGACGACTCCGCTGTTCATCCATAAGGATTTCAAGGACCGGCTCCTCCTGAACTGGACAAAGGGCAGGGAGCACGGCTCCCTCCAGATCTCGAAACTGCGGAAGGAGGATGAGTCTACGTACTTCTGCCAGGTGCAGGTGGACACACAGAGAATAGGCAAGCAGATGTGGCAGTCCATCGAGGGAACCACACTCACCGTCATCCCCAGTGAGTCCAGCTGTCCTGCCTGA